From a single Collibacillus ludicampi genomic region:
- the queC gene encoding 7-cyano-7-deazaguanine synthase QueC encodes MTEKQKAVVILSGGLDSTTCMAVAKHRGFEIWPLTFFYGQKHSIELESAKKVVQAYGLKERHFIANLNGIIRGSSLTDEDKEIPLDRSEEEMSKEIPNTYVPARNIIFLSIALSYAESIDARAIFIGVNALDYSGYPDCRPEFIRAFQEVINKGTVAGAHGKGIRIETPLENMTKGDIVRLGMELHAPLELTHSCYSGTHPSCGMCDSCQLRIKGFKEAGIIDPIPYAIDIDWEVK; translated from the coding sequence ATGACAGAAAAACAGAAAGCGGTGGTCATTCTTTCGGGAGGCTTGGATTCTACAACCTGTATGGCGGTTGCCAAGCATCGGGGATTTGAAATTTGGCCACTTACATTTTTTTACGGTCAAAAACACTCGATTGAGTTGGAATCCGCAAAAAAAGTCGTTCAGGCATACGGACTGAAAGAGAGACACTTTATCGCCAATCTGAACGGAATCATCCGTGGTTCTTCTCTCACTGATGAAGACAAGGAGATTCCGCTTGACCGTTCCGAGGAAGAAATGAGCAAGGAGATTCCCAATACGTACGTTCCGGCCCGCAACATCATCTTTCTCTCCATCGCCCTTTCTTATGCTGAATCGATCGACGCAAGGGCGATATTCATCGGAGTTAACGCGTTAGACTATTCGGGATACCCGGACTGTAGACCTGAGTTTATCCGCGCTTTTCAAGAAGTGATCAATAAAGGAACGGTAGCCGGGGCACACGGAAAAGGAATCCGTATTGAAACACCACTGGAAAACATGACAAAAGGGGATATCGTCCGTCTGGGAATGGAACTGCATGCGCCGCTTGAGCTCACCCATTCTTGTTATTCGGGAACCCATCCTTCCTGCGGCATGTGCGACTCCTGCCAATTGCGTATCAAAGGTTTCAAGGAAGCAGGTATCATCGATCCCATCCCCTATGCGATTGACATTGATTGGGAAGTGAAATAA
- a CDS encoding phosphocholine cytidylyltransferase family protein yields MRLVILAAGIGSRLRPLTDHQPKCLIKVGDQSILERLLIQAEQLKGRFEEAVVITGYLHEQVEKFVEQWNRAHDLLVRIVHNESYDRTNNGYSLWCAREFLIDGFLLVDGDLLLDPQVLDRVSRSETSVLAVDMKSRIDEEAMKFVLDKNGHIVRLSKEIPLQEGDGESLGLNHIVREDAQAIVEHLTKLVDAGIVNDYYERAFQEYLKEGWKLGVIDIGDLPWVEVDDQNDLKRAVEKFA; encoded by the coding sequence ATGCGTTTAGTCATACTTGCGGCGGGAATCGGGTCACGTCTTCGACCGTTGACGGATCATCAGCCCAAATGTTTGATCAAGGTTGGAGATCAATCCATCCTTGAGCGCCTGCTTATACAGGCGGAGCAGTTAAAAGGACGCTTCGAGGAAGCCGTCGTGATCACCGGTTATTTGCATGAACAAGTCGAGAAGTTTGTCGAACAGTGGAATCGGGCACACGATTTGTTGGTGAGAATCGTACATAATGAATCGTATGACCGTACAAATAATGGGTATTCATTATGGTGCGCGAGAGAATTCCTGATCGATGGTTTCTTGCTGGTAGATGGCGACCTTCTTCTCGATCCGCAAGTTTTGGATCGAGTATCCCGTTCCGAAACGAGTGTCCTTGCGGTGGACATGAAATCGCGGATCGATGAGGAAGCAATGAAATTCGTATTAGACAAAAATGGTCATATCGTACGATTGTCAAAAGAGATTCCGCTTCAAGAGGGAGATGGGGAATCGCTCGGGCTGAATCATATTGTACGTGAGGATGCACAAGCCATTGTCGAACACCTCACAAAGCTCGTCGACGCAGGGATCGTCAATGATTACTACGAACGTGCGTTTCAAGAATATCTGAAAGAAGGTTGGAAATTGGGCGTGATCGATATCGGTGACCTCCCTTGGGTGGAAGTAGACGATCAGAACGATTTGAAGCGTGCGGTAGAAAAGTTTGCTTAA
- a CDS encoding radical SAM protein, translating into MKVNEIFFSIQGESSSIGLPTIFVRFTGCNLRCTYCDTKYSYFEGDPDTPQGIMEKIRNYPIKRVCLTGGEPLIQPRSEMQELLDLLYAEQYEVSIETDGSVDISKVKLHNKQRFILDMKVPSSGMSEKMDFENLKRIIPERDEIKFVVGNREDYEWSVQLIREHGLDPRKGYRLIFSPIFGEISPRDLVEWILADHLDARFQVQLHKIIWDPQQRGV; encoded by the coding sequence GTGAAGGTGAATGAGATATTCTTTTCCATACAAGGAGAATCATCATCGATAGGTCTCCCTACCATTTTTGTACGTTTTACCGGTTGCAATTTACGTTGTACCTATTGTGATACCAAATATTCGTATTTTGAGGGGGATCCGGATACTCCGCAGGGAATTATGGAGAAGATCCGCAACTATCCGATCAAACGCGTCTGCCTCACCGGAGGGGAACCGCTCATACAACCCCGTTCGGAAATGCAAGAACTGCTTGATCTCCTCTATGCGGAACAATACGAGGTTTCCATAGAGACAGACGGATCCGTTGACATATCAAAAGTCAAACTCCATAACAAACAACGATTTATTCTCGATATGAAGGTTCCCTCGTCAGGCATGTCGGAAAAGATGGATTTTGAAAATCTAAAACGCATCATACCCGAACGGGATGAGATCAAGTTTGTAGTCGGGAACCGTGAGGATTATGAATGGTCCGTTCAGCTCATTCGCGAGCATGGCCTTGATCCACGCAAGGGCTATCGTTTGATTTTCTCGCCCATTTTCGGTGAGATTTCTCCCCGGGATCTGGTGGAATGGATATTGGCAGACCATTTGGATGCCCGCTTCCAAGTTCAATTGCACAAGATCATTTGGGATCCGCAGCAAAGAGGTGTATAA
- a CDS encoding aminotransferase class V-fold PLP-dependent enzyme encodes MKAVILAAGSGERLAPVSQHLPKALLPIGSETIVSRLIGQLSQRGIDEIFIVVGYEADAIREHVISLHSTVPIRFIENKDYAVTNTAHSAFLAAPYVEGESFFLIDGDVVAADHLFDQACSSKGNTLFFESKAISSPEEMKVCIRDHSVYLSKEIPTEKSLGEFIGIVRFDEEAGEAFFAVLREELHGSKLSYYEEAINRISGTHRFSLLPVEHGSWIEVDFVTDYLEAVKNFASKRPAPVVSEQILLCPGPVMVSQHVKSALLHSDIGHRETEFIETLARTRQKLNKVFGVKSNHYTNVILTGSGTAANEAVLSSYGPGKKIAIVSNGEFGNRLIDIARCHDLDVVPIEFGWGEAIDLQQVETIIEREHVDALMMVHHETSTGMLNPIYEMGALLQEHQVDFLVDAVSSLGAEDLSVEEAGITFCTASANKAIASLPGLAFVCGKKSSFVALRNAQPRTRYLDLYRHYEYEELYSQTPNTPAVSLFFALEAALDELLRDTLQKRMEHYAHLSSLVRKRLKQLGLSFVIDESLMSRVLTTVFYPDGIDVEAFHEWIKKHNFVIYRGKGPYLGKAFQIANIGHVKKEHISAFLDLLEQGITNHLAEIAVGEDC; translated from the coding sequence GTGAAAGCTGTAATTTTAGCTGCCGGAAGCGGTGAGCGGTTGGCACCCGTATCGCAACATTTGCCGAAAGCGCTCCTGCCGATCGGATCTGAAACGATTGTAAGCCGTTTAATCGGACAATTGTCGCAAAGAGGCATTGACGAGATCTTCATCGTGGTCGGTTATGAAGCGGATGCGATTCGCGAACATGTCATTTCCCTGCACTCCACCGTTCCGATTCGCTTCATCGAAAATAAGGATTATGCGGTCACGAACACGGCTCACTCCGCTTTTCTGGCTGCTCCTTACGTGGAAGGGGAGTCATTCTTCCTCATCGACGGGGATGTCGTTGCTGCAGACCACTTGTTTGACCAAGCCTGCTCGTCGAAGGGAAATACACTTTTTTTTGAATCGAAGGCGATTTCTTCGCCGGAAGAAATGAAAGTGTGTATAAGGGATCATTCCGTTTATCTTAGCAAAGAGATTCCGACAGAAAAGTCACTGGGAGAATTTATTGGGATCGTACGCTTCGATGAGGAGGCGGGAGAAGCGTTTTTTGCGGTTTTGCGTGAGGAACTTCATGGATCGAAGCTTTCCTATTATGAAGAGGCGATCAACCGGATTTCCGGCACACATCGTTTTTCATTGCTGCCGGTTGAACATGGTTCCTGGATTGAAGTCGATTTTGTAACCGATTACTTGGAAGCGGTGAAAAATTTTGCTTCCAAACGACCGGCCCCTGTCGTCTCTGAACAAATTCTTTTGTGTCCGGGGCCTGTTATGGTTTCACAGCATGTCAAATCGGCTCTCCTTCATTCGGATATTGGTCATCGGGAGACAGAGTTTATCGAGACATTAGCAAGAACGAGACAAAAACTGAACAAGGTATTTGGGGTCAAATCGAATCACTATACCAATGTGATTCTGACCGGTTCCGGTACGGCGGCAAACGAAGCAGTGCTTTCTTCTTACGGGCCTGGAAAAAAAATCGCGATTGTGTCGAACGGTGAGTTCGGCAATCGTTTGATTGACATCGCCCGTTGTCATGACCTGGATGTCGTCCCTATTGAGTTCGGGTGGGGGGAAGCGATTGACCTTCAACAAGTGGAAACAATCATCGAACGGGAACACGTGGACGCTCTGATGATGGTTCATCATGAGACATCCACAGGGATGTTAAATCCAATCTATGAGATGGGCGCGTTGTTGCAAGAGCACCAAGTGGATTTTCTCGTTGACGCTGTCTCTTCGCTCGGGGCGGAGGACCTTTCTGTGGAGGAAGCAGGAATTACTTTCTGTACGGCATCCGCCAACAAAGCGATAGCTTCTCTCCCGGGTCTTGCTTTCGTGTGCGGGAAGAAGTCCTCTTTCGTCGCTTTGCGTAATGCCCAACCGCGCACGCGCTATTTGGATCTCTACCGTCACTACGAATATGAGGAACTGTACTCTCAGACGCCGAATACGCCTGCCGTTTCTTTGTTCTTCGCGTTGGAGGCCGCCTTGGATGAGCTTCTGCGTGATACGTTACAGAAACGCATGGAACATTATGCCCATTTAAGCAGTTTGGTACGGAAACGTCTAAAACAATTAGGGTTGTCGTTCGTGATCGATGAATCACTGATGTCGCGCGTTCTTACAACGGTTTTCTACCCGGATGGGATCGATGTCGAAGCTTTTCATGAGTGGATCAAAAAGCATAACTTCGTGATTTATCGCGGGAAAGGTCCCTATCTCGGAAAGGCTTTTCAGATTGCAAATATAGGTCATGTAAAAAAAGAACACATTTCAGCCTTTTTGGATCTTTTGGAGCAGGGGATTACAAACCATTTGGCAGAAATTGCAGTAGGGGAGGATTGCTAG
- the murC gene encoding UDP-N-acetylmuramate--L-alanine ligase yields MRIHFTGIKGSGMSSLAQLYKHKGHHVTGSDVEETFFTDQLLKRAGIEVLPFDEENVRGVDLVCSSAAYNMTHPELSKAKELGIPIYSYPRLLGELTKEYESILITGTHGKTTTTGLVGSLFMEAGLDPSIVVGSYIESLKNNTRAGKGSHLILEACEYRRHFHHYKGRVMVVTNIDYDHPDYFKDIEDTFDAFQHLANTLPSDGALIVCGDNLAKQLVSPARKITFGFDKSNDVYAEKIEPGRFHVYAFGRHLGEMRMSLLGDHNVLNALAMVSVGLFYNVNAEVMRSTLLSYCGVKRRLEFKGELNRNLIYDDYAHHPTEIRVTLRAVKENFPEAEVVTIFQPHTYTRTKSLLREFAQSFQSADRVILTDIFASEREKDQVMDIGELVEETKKHHPRVTYIPKTQLTSWICEEAKKKEPHVFLTMGAGDIYKEGEKVLQSRLLYMGS; encoded by the coding sequence ATGCGGATTCATTTCACAGGAATAAAAGGGTCAGGTATGAGCTCGCTGGCTCAGTTATATAAACATAAGGGCCATCATGTGACCGGAAGTGACGTTGAAGAGACTTTTTTTACTGATCAACTGCTTAAGCGCGCGGGGATCGAGGTGCTCCCTTTCGATGAAGAGAACGTGCGGGGAGTAGATTTAGTTTGTTCATCGGCAGCGTATAACATGACACATCCGGAATTATCCAAAGCGAAGGAGCTCGGGATACCGATTTACTCGTATCCCCGTTTGCTCGGTGAATTAACAAAGGAGTACGAATCGATACTCATTACAGGAACCCATGGTAAGACCACAACAACGGGGCTTGTGGGCTCGTTGTTTATGGAGGCGGGACTTGATCCCTCGATCGTGGTTGGTTCTTATATTGAGTCCTTGAAGAACAATACGCGTGCAGGTAAAGGATCGCACCTGATCTTAGAAGCCTGTGAGTACAGACGGCATTTCCATCACTATAAGGGCCGTGTGATGGTCGTTACGAACATAGATTACGATCATCCCGATTACTTTAAAGACATCGAAGATACGTTCGATGCGTTTCAGCACCTGGCGAACACCTTACCTTCCGACGGGGCATTGATCGTTTGCGGGGATAATCTGGCGAAACAATTGGTTTCTCCAGCAAGGAAAATCACATTCGGTTTTGATAAGAGCAATGATGTCTATGCCGAAAAGATTGAACCAGGGCGTTTCCATGTGTATGCTTTCGGACGCCATCTGGGAGAAATGCGTATGTCGTTACTTGGAGACCATAACGTGCTGAACGCATTGGCGATGGTTTCCGTCGGTTTGTTCTACAATGTGAATGCTGAAGTGATGCGCTCTACATTGTTATCGTATTGCGGTGTCAAACGCAGACTTGAATTCAAGGGCGAATTGAATCGAAACCTGATTTATGATGATTATGCTCATCATCCGACGGAGATCCGCGTGACGTTGCGTGCTGTTAAGGAAAATTTCCCTGAAGCAGAAGTAGTGACTATTTTCCAACCGCATACCTATACGCGCACGAAATCTCTTTTACGGGAGTTTGCCCAGTCGTTTCAATCGGCGGATCGCGTGATATTGACCGACATCTTTGCGTCGGAACGGGAAAAAGATCAGGTGATGGATATCGGCGAATTGGTTGAGGAAACAAAGAAACACCATCCACGGGTTACCTATATTCCGAAAACCCAACTCACTTCATGGATTTGCGAAGAAGCCAAGAAGAAAGAGCCTCACGTTTTCCTCACGATGGGGGCAGGGGATATTTACAAGGAAGGCGAAAAAGTTCTGCAAAGCCGTCTTCTTTATATGGGAAGTTGA
- a CDS encoding MBL fold metallo-hydrolase, which produces MTNRTVTVQDLGYGISLIDLIQSGERGRTGAYILRGEEKTAIVDVGSALDIPNLLIGLKQLQISPEQIDYVIVTHIHLDHAGGVGTLLPYLPHATVVVHPRGARHLIDPSRLIAGARSVYGDQLEECFGQILPVPEERILIRNDEETLSLGGERLLTFYDSPGHARHHFSIWDPVSQGIFSGDALGIRYVPELTGLDFEIIYPSSSPTEFDRESVFSTVNRLSKLPVKRIYHAHFGVTEPAQMAFERVLKGAAGFDDTARSLFYPGISWKIIAEALQDYMKQDMEQQGLQAPHSWKEFALDLELDAKGLLYRLEKEAKENGSVE; this is translated from the coding sequence ACAGTAACCGTTCAAGATTTGGGTTACGGTATATCTCTTATCGACCTGATCCAATCGGGCGAACGCGGACGTACCGGCGCCTATATCCTTCGCGGGGAAGAAAAAACTGCAATCGTCGATGTCGGTTCGGCATTAGATATTCCCAACTTACTCATTGGGTTAAAACAACTACAGATTTCTCCTGAACAGATCGATTATGTGATCGTCACACATATACACCTGGATCATGCAGGAGGGGTGGGGACTTTATTGCCGTACCTGCCCCATGCAACCGTCGTGGTTCACCCGCGCGGAGCTCGCCACTTGATCGATCCTAGCCGCCTGATAGCTGGCGCACGTTCTGTTTATGGAGATCAATTAGAAGAATGTTTTGGACAGATCCTCCCCGTACCTGAAGAGCGCATACTCATTCGCAATGATGAAGAAACCTTGTCTCTTGGAGGAGAGCGGCTTCTTACTTTTTATGATTCCCCGGGACATGCTCGACATCATTTTTCCATCTGGGATCCGGTTTCCCAAGGGATCTTTTCGGGAGACGCTCTCGGTATCCGCTATGTCCCGGAACTGACAGGGTTGGATTTTGAGATCATCTACCCTTCGAGTTCACCAACCGAATTTGATCGCGAATCGGTTTTCTCGACAGTCAACCGTTTATCCAAACTTCCTGTAAAACGGATCTACCACGCGCATTTCGGCGTGACGGAACCTGCGCAGATGGCATTCGAACGAGTCCTAAAGGGAGCCGCCGGTTTTGACGATACAGCACGTTCCCTGTTTTACCCGGGGATTTCTTGGAAGATAATCGCTGAAGCGTTGCAGGATTACATGAAGCAGGATATGGAACAACAAGGGTTGCAAGCTCCGCATTCGTGGAAAGAATTTGCACTTGATCTTGAACTTGATGCAAAAGGTCTCTTATATCGTTTGGAGAAAGAAGCGAAAGAAAACGGTTCGGTTGAATAG
- a CDS encoding CDP-alcohol phosphatidyltransferase family protein: MSIRERYQQIESVTKYSNYYLGKCYTWLSTPITERAASWGWHPNVLTLLSLAIALVATSLFLVGETLYVVIGAFLLYVSYVLDWCDGQLARFTGQTSPFGGWLDQMCDRIKDFAYVTSLAYGNYRQTGDTSVFLAALLALFFLFLLEYYGQMNRAIPSVESASASASVQESPRLGPVKRVVIDFSIDEQYFFVVVGAIILGAKYTLYGIVLLAGLMAIYKPLKGWMRYYAAKRGGHV; this comes from the coding sequence GTGTCCATCAGGGAACGTTACCAACAGATTGAATCAGTAACTAAATATTCCAATTATTACCTTGGAAAATGTTATACATGGTTATCTACACCGATTACCGAACGGGCAGCCAGTTGGGGATGGCATCCCAATGTCTTGACGCTTCTCTCGCTCGCCATTGCACTGGTGGCCACAAGTCTTTTCCTCGTCGGTGAAACCCTATACGTTGTGATCGGTGCGTTTCTTTTATATGTATCCTATGTGCTCGATTGGTGTGACGGCCAGCTCGCAAGATTTACCGGGCAAACCAGTCCGTTTGGCGGTTGGTTGGATCAGATGTGTGACCGGATCAAAGACTTCGCTTATGTTACGTCATTAGCCTATGGGAATTATCGGCAAACGGGGGATACGTCAGTATTTCTCGCCGCACTCTTGGCGCTTTTTTTCTTGTTTTTGCTGGAGTATTACGGACAAATGAACCGTGCCATACCTTCGGTTGAATCCGCGTCAGCATCCGCTTCCGTGCAAGAATCTCCACGACTCGGACCGGTGAAGCGTGTTGTGATCGATTTTTCGATCGATGAGCAATATTTCTTCGTGGTGGTCGGAGCCATCATTCTCGGAGCCAAATATACGTTGTACGGAATCGTGCTGTTGGCAGGTCTCATGGCCATCTATAAACCGTTGAAAGGCTGGATGCGATATTATGCTGCGAAGAGAGGTGGACACGTGTGA
- the yfmH gene encoding EF-P 5-aminopentanol modification-associated protein YfmH, with protein sequence MHEKTYGQLGETIFQETLDNGLQVYVLPKPDFKQAFATFSTKYGSIDREFVIPGEDQPTVVPDGIAHFLEHKMFEREEGDVFNLYAKYGASANAFTSFDITTYLFSATDHIMENIEILLNMCQETYLTDENVEKEKGIIGQEIRMYDDNPEWRSYFGVLQGLFKNHPIKIDIAGTIDSISQITKEMLTTCFQTFYHPSNMAFFIVGPVKPEEVIEKIRENQAKKTFSRQAEIKRFFPEEPPTVANPRVETHLSVSLPRCLFGYKEVNPGVSGRSLLEREMVTAVVFDCLFSRSAELFNLLYNEGLIDRGFSWEYEVTPTYGFSVIGGNTKDPDRLMQTIQDYIEKTKERGITEEDFQRSRKKMIGKFLEGLDSPRYIARNFTSYRFKDVDFFDTLPILQEMTLDMVNDRLRNYFLQDAQAVSIVWPK encoded by the coding sequence ATGCATGAGAAGACATACGGGCAATTAGGGGAAACGATTTTTCAAGAAACTCTCGATAACGGATTACAGGTGTATGTGCTTCCTAAGCCGGATTTTAAACAGGCGTTTGCCACATTCTCGACAAAGTATGGTTCGATTGACCGGGAGTTCGTCATCCCCGGGGAAGATCAGCCAACCGTTGTTCCTGACGGGATCGCCCATTTCTTGGAACACAAAATGTTCGAGCGGGAAGAAGGGGATGTTTTTAACCTGTATGCAAAGTACGGGGCATCAGCGAACGCTTTTACATCATTTGATATTACGACATATCTGTTCTCCGCAACGGATCATATTATGGAAAATATCGAGATTCTGTTAAATATGTGTCAGGAGACGTATTTAACCGATGAAAATGTCGAAAAAGAAAAGGGGATCATCGGGCAGGAAATCCGAATGTATGATGATAACCCCGAGTGGCGTTCTTACTTTGGAGTCTTGCAAGGGTTATTTAAAAACCACCCGATAAAAATCGATATTGCAGGTACGATCGATAGTATTTCACAGATCACCAAGGAAATGTTAACGACTTGTTTTCAGACGTTTTATCATCCAAGCAACATGGCTTTTTTCATCGTCGGTCCTGTCAAGCCTGAAGAAGTCATTGAAAAGATCAGGGAGAACCAGGCGAAAAAAACGTTTTCTCGTCAAGCGGAAATCAAGCGGTTTTTTCCTGAAGAACCACCGACCGTTGCGAATCCGAGGGTGGAAACCCATTTATCCGTCTCGCTTCCCCGTTGTTTGTTTGGCTATAAAGAAGTCAATCCGGGGGTTTCTGGCCGTTCTCTTCTGGAACGGGAGATGGTCACCGCTGTCGTCTTTGATTGCCTTTTTTCACGGAGTGCGGAATTGTTCAATCTGTTATACAACGAAGGTTTGATTGACCGCGGTTTTTCCTGGGAGTATGAAGTCACGCCTACCTATGGTTTTTCTGTGATCGGCGGAAATACGAAAGATCCCGACCGACTCATGCAAACGATTCAGGATTATATCGAGAAAACCAAAGAACGAGGAATCACTGAGGAAGATTTTCAACGAAGCCGCAAAAAGATGATCGGAAAATTTCTTGAGGGGCTCGATTCACCAAGGTATATTGCGCGAAATTTCACATCCTATCGCTTCAAAGATGTCGACTTTTTCGATACGCTACCTATCCTACAAGAGATGACATTAGACATGGTGAACGATCGCTTGCGCAATTATTTCCTTCAAGATGCACAGGCGGTTTCGATTGTTTGGCCGAAATAG
- a CDS encoding GAF domain-containing protein, with protein sequence MFHFAKITGDKKAMYEQLLEQTEHLLAGESDWLANLSNAAALLWMQLPDINWAGFYLWREQQLILGPFQGKPACIRIPLGKGVCGSAARDRQTYLVPNVHEFPGHIACDAASCSEIVVPIMDGERLIGVLDIDSPTMGRFDEIDRDYLEAFIEVLHKHIDWSKMA encoded by the coding sequence ATGTTTCATTTTGCAAAGATCACGGGAGACAAAAAAGCGATGTATGAACAATTGTTGGAACAAACCGAGCATCTGTTGGCGGGGGAAAGCGATTGGCTAGCAAACCTCTCCAATGCGGCTGCTCTGTTATGGATGCAACTCCCTGATATTAATTGGGCAGGGTTTTATTTATGGAGAGAACAGCAATTGATTTTGGGACCTTTTCAGGGAAAACCCGCCTGTATTCGCATTCCGTTGGGAAAAGGGGTATGCGGCAGTGCTGCGAGGGATCGTCAAACATATCTCGTGCCCAATGTGCATGAGTTTCCCGGGCATATCGCATGTGATGCGGCATCCTGTTCCGAAATCGTCGTTCCGATCATGGATGGTGAACGGCTCATCGGTGTTCTGGACATCGACAGCCCGACCATGGGCCGTTTCGACGAAATCGACCGCGATTACCTTGAAGCATTTATAGAAGTCTTACATAAACATATCGATTGGTCGAAGATGGCATGA
- the queD gene encoding 6-carboxytetrahydropterin synthase QueD has translation MSNKLRYHSKEVTVTKIFTFDSAHRLDDYVGKCANLHGHTYKLEVSFRGKTDDRGIVVDFTEIKRIVNEQILAKYDHQFLNDHFSFNTTAENMVVFFFELIDSYLKKIDSNQGVQLVKVRLWETPTCYAEIDREAFDREGE, from the coding sequence ATGTCTAACAAGTTACGTTACCATTCAAAGGAAGTGACTGTAACCAAGATCTTTACATTTGATTCGGCTCATCGCTTGGACGATTATGTCGGCAAATGTGCAAATTTGCACGGTCATACGTATAAGCTGGAAGTTTCATTTCGCGGCAAGACGGATGATAGGGGAATCGTTGTCGACTTTACGGAAATCAAACGCATCGTCAATGAACAGATTCTTGCAAAATACGACCACCAATTTTTAAATGATCATTTTTCCTTCAACACAACGGCAGAAAATATGGTCGTTTTCTTTTTTGAATTGATTGATTCCTATCTGAAGAAAATAGATTCGAACCAAGGGGTACAACTTGTAAAAGTGCGTCTTTGGGAAACACCTACCTGTTACGCGGAAATCGACCGGGAGGCATTCGATCGTGAAGGTGAATGA
- a CDS encoding NCS2 family permease — translation MRQYFRFDERGTNLRTEITAGVTTFFTMAYILVVNPGILSQGAGMDFGAVFLATALSAGISSLLMGLIANYPLALAPGMGLNAYFTYTVVGAMGVKWQVALGAVFISGVLFLILTLTKVRELIIDAIPRGLKHAISAGIGLFIAFIGLKDAGIIVADKATFVTLGHFNDKSVLLTLFCLALSLFFMVRKVRGGILLGMIITSIVGMVTGIIQPPTAIVSAPPSLAPTFLHLDVKGAMDLGLFTIVFAFLFVDFFDNAGTLVGVATKAGLLKDNKLRNAKRVFLTDSIATIIGSLLGTSTVTSYIESASGVAEGGRTGFASVITAILFFLSIFFFPIVKSIAVSPAVTAPVLIIVGSLMVTSLKEIDWSDFTEAVPAFLTILLMPLSFSIATGIALGFIVYPFMKLFKGEARNVHPIIYVLAVLFIARFVFISA, via the coding sequence ATTCGGCAGTATTTCCGCTTTGATGAACGAGGTACGAACCTTCGAACGGAAATTACGGCAGGTGTCACTACATTTTTTACAATGGCTTACATCCTAGTCGTTAATCCCGGTATTCTTTCTCAAGGTGCAGGGATGGATTTCGGCGCCGTCTTTCTGGCGACGGCACTTTCCGCAGGGATCTCAAGCCTGCTCATGGGACTTATCGCCAACTACCCGTTAGCTTTAGCACCTGGTATGGGTTTGAACGCCTATTTTACGTACACGGTTGTCGGGGCGATGGGTGTCAAATGGCAAGTCGCGTTAGGGGCAGTCTTTATCTCGGGGGTTCTCTTTCTCATCTTGACATTAACAAAGGTACGCGAACTCATTATCGATGCGATCCCTCGTGGACTCAAACATGCGATTTCCGCCGGTATTGGACTTTTCATCGCGTTTATCGGACTTAAAGATGCAGGCATTATCGTCGCCGATAAAGCCACGTTTGTAACCCTTGGGCATTTCAACGACAAATCAGTCCTGCTTACCCTTTTCTGTCTGGCTCTTAGTTTATTCTTTATGGTTCGAAAAGTACGGGGCGGTATTCTTTTGGGAATGATCATCACATCAATCGTCGGCATGGTGACGGGCATTATCCAACCCCCGACCGCCATCGTATCGGCACCGCCGAGCTTGGCCCCCACATTTCTGCATCTGGATGTCAAGGGTGCCATGGATCTGGGACTGTTCACGATCGTCTTTGCCTTCCTGTTTGTCGATTTCTTCGACAATGCGGGAACTCTCGTAGGGGTTGCAACGAAAGCCGGTTTGTTAAAAGATAATAAATTGCGGAATGCTAAACGCGTGTTTTTGACAGACTCGATTGCAACGATCATCGGTTCCCTGCTGGGCACTTCAACGGTTACGTCGTATATCGAATCGGCTTCCGGTGTCGCAGAGGGAGGACGTACAGGATTCGCTTCCGTGATTACAGCCATTTTGTTTTTCCTGTCGATTTTCTTCTTTCCTATCGTCAAGTCGATCGCCGTATCGCCTGCAGTCACGGCACCCGTATTAATCATTGTCGGATCCTTGATGGTGACTTCTTTGAAAGAAATCGACTGGAGCGATTTTACCGAAGCGGTTCCCGCCTTCCTGACCATCCTGCTCATGCCGTTGTCGTTTTCGATCGCGACCGGAATCGCACTCGGCTTTATCGTTTATCCGTTTATGAAACTGTTTAAAGGCGAGGCTCGCAACGTGCATCCTATTATCTACGTGCTCGCCGTCCTGTTTATCGCGCGGTTCGTGTTCATTTCTGCGTAA